The Synergistaceae bacterium genomic sequence GTGAAGGACCGCTCCCTTCCCTCCGTCCTCTCCAGGCCGGAATGGCGGGAGGCCGTTTGGCCTCTGGCGCAAAAACTGCCGGAGCGCCGTCTTTTGGTTCTGATCGGGGCGGGAGCGGTGAAAAAAATGTGGACCGCCGAGGGCTGGATTGAGCTCTTGCGCCCTCTCCTGAAGAAAGGATGGGGAATCGTGCTGAACGGCCACGGGCCTTTGGAGGAGTCTTTGGGACGGGAAATCGAAAACGCCCTGGCCTCGGAAAATGTCCTGAACCTGGCGGGAGCTCTGAACTTCGAAAAAATGGCGGGGCTGGCGTCTTTCTGCGAGCTGGCCGTCGGAAACGACACGGGTCCCCTGCACCTTGCCGCGCTGAGCGGCGTGCCCACCCTGGGGCTTTTCAGTTATTCCACGTCTCGGGATATGAATCTGACAATGCCCTGGTTTCGGGAGTTCTGCGCGGCGGATTGGGTGGTTCCGAAAAACGGAGAAATTCCCCTGAAACTTCTGTCCGCCAAGCCGGTGGCGGAGGCTTTCGATGCGTTCATCGAAGAGTTCCTGCCGAAAGCCTGGACCTGGCGTCAGAATCCGGCTGCCCGCTGACTTTACCCTCAAGAAAAAAATCTGCGCCGTCACTTTATCAGGCAGACCATCCTGCCTGGAGTTTCGGTGCAGAAATCAACTTTATGGCGGATTGTGTAATCGTGTACTGAAAAAAGACGCCTGATACTGCCAGGTGACTCACGAAAATTTATGCAAAAAAGGCCCCGCGGCTCTATACCGATGCGGCCTCCTCGGGCTCTTCTTCGGAGGGAACCGCCTCTCCGCCCGGCTCCAGAACTTCACGCATATGAGCCACCGTATGACCCTTCTCCTCAAGAGCTTCCTTGAGGGAAAAAGCGAATTGCGGCGCGGAGGGGAAATCTCCGTGGAGACCCACGGTATGAATCTTCATGGGGATGGTCGTGCCGTCCACCGTTTCCAGCACGCCCTCTTCCAGAATCCTCAGAATGCGATCCGATGCCACTTTGGCGTCCGCGATGATGTCGCCCCGCTCTCCGCGAGGCACCAGCGTCCCGTCTTCATGATAGCCCCTGTCCGCAAAAATCTCCGAGGCAAAGGCGATGTTCACCTCGGAGGCCGCCGTCTCGAAGCAGGAAGAAGCCTGTCCCACGAGGATCAAATTTCTGCTGGCGTCTCGAACGGCGCAGGCGACGGACTTGGCTGCGGGAAGATCTCCCACGCACCTCTCGTAAAGGGCCCCCTGGGGTTTCACGTACTCCAGATTCACTTTGTTCGCCCGGCAGATGGCCTGCAGTGACCCGATCTGATAAAGCGTGTAGGCGTAAATTTCATAGGGCGTCAGATTCATGTTGCGCCGGCCGAACCCCTGCAGGTCGGGATAACCGACAAGAGCGCCGATTCCCACCCCTGCCCTCCGGACCGAACCCGTCGTCGTCTGCATGATGAGCGGATCTCCCGCGTGAAGTCCACAGGCGATCGACACGGAACTTACGATGCGCAACATCGCCTCGTCCATTCCCATTTTCCACGCCCCGAAACTTTCCCCCAATGTGCTGTTCAGGTCTATCACAGGCATTTTGCACCCTTCTTTCCCCAGTTTCTTTCGGTTCCAGATTTTTTTACACTCTGATTTTTTTCGAGAGTTCGATTTTGCTGTTTCTATTTTTTTTATACTTTTATGTCTATTTTATATTTTTTTACCCCTGTAAATCAACTTTCCCCTTTATTCCGGGGAGCGAACATCTGAAGGAAAGTTTTGTGAGTTTCCCTGGGAAGGATACGATATCCTTTTTTCTCCTTGGTGACCCAGAGGAAATAATCTTTATAAAAAGAAGAGGCCATTTCGAGGATGGACTTTCCCCTGTTTTCCTTGATGTGCTCGTAGGTGTTTTTGAGGATTCGGTCTTCGTCACTGTCCCAGCGAAAGGTTCCCAGCGCGTAGGCCAGGGATTTTTCGGCGGAAGTCGTCGGAAACATCGGCAGCAGAATGGTGTGATCGCCCCAGTCGTAGGTGCCCAAGCCCTGTCCCGGAATGAAGATTACCCGGGGAACGCCATACATGCGGATGCGCGGGACGATGAACATGTCCATGTCCAGGTCGCAGAGGTCTTCCACCATTCGCGAGGCCGTGTCATAGCCCATGGGTTCCGAGTCCTGCGGGCAGAAAAACGACTGTTCGCAACGGGCGACTTTCGCCGGAACGGCCATATACTCCTTCTTTTTTGCCAGCATGTTTTTGAGCTCTTTGCGCA encodes the following:
- a CDS encoding 5-oxoprolinase subunit PxpA, coding for MPVIDLNSTLGESFGAWKMGMDEAMLRIVSSVSIACGLHAGDPLIMQTTTGSVRRAGVGIGALVGYPDLQGFGRRNMNLTPYEIYAYTLYQIGSLQAICRANKVNLEYVKPQGALYERCVGDLPAAKSVACAVRDASRNLILVGQASSCFETAASEVNIAFASEIFADRGYHEDGTLVPRGERGDIIADAKVASDRILRILEEGVLETVDGTTIPMKIHTVGLHGDFPSAPQFAFSLKEALEEKGHTVAHMREVLEPGGEAVPSEEEPEEAASV